One window from the genome of [Mycobacterium] stephanolepidis encodes:
- a CDS encoding PE family protein → MYLNVVPEGLTAASAAVEALTARLAAVHAAAAPVISAVLPPAADPVSIQSAAVFSAHGIERNAAAAGGVYELGRAGVGVTEAGAGYSIGDMHAAATYMPGIA, encoded by the coding sequence ATGTACCTGAACGTCGTTCCTGAGGGGCTGACGGCCGCCAGTGCTGCGGTAGAGGCCTTGACCGCGCGGCTCGCCGCCGTGCATGCCGCTGCCGCCCCGGTGATCAGTGCGGTGTTGCCGCCGGCCGCCGATCCGGTATCCATCCAGAGTGCGGCCGTGTTCAGTGCCCATGGAATCGAGCGCAACGCTGCCGCGGCCGGCGGCGTGTACGAGCTGGGAAGGGCTGGAGTCGGGGTGACCGAGGCCGGTGCGGGTTACAGCATCGGCGATATGCATGCTGCTGCAACGTATATGCCGGGAATCGCGTAG
- a CDS encoding type VII secretion protein EsxS: MSLLDAHIPALVAAEGTFGAKTALMRSTISQAESAALSAQAFHVGESSVAFQAAHARFVEVAAKVNALLDIAQINLGDAAATYVAEDAAAASRYIGV; encoded by the coding sequence ATGAGTTTGCTTGATGCGCACATTCCGGCCCTGGTGGCTGCGGAGGGCACGTTTGGTGCTAAGACCGCTTTGATGCGTTCGACGATTTCACAGGCTGAGTCGGCGGCGTTGTCGGCGCAGGCGTTCCATGTCGGGGAGTCCTCGGTGGCCTTCCAGGCCGCGCACGCCCGGTTCGTGGAGGTCGCCGCGAAGGTCAACGCCCTGCTCGATATCGCGCAGATCAACCTCGGTGATGCCGCCGCCACCTATGTGGCCGAGGATGCCGCCGCCGCCAGCCGCTACATCGGCGTCTAA
- a CDS encoding WXG100 family type VII secretion target, whose product MSQITFNYPAMLAHAGEMNTYSGVLTALGADLAAQQASLQAAWHGDTSMSQAAWQAQWNTAMEELIRAYRAMGSTHETNTLSMNARDMAEGAKWGA is encoded by the coding sequence ATGTCGCAGATCACTTTCAACTACCCCGCGATGCTGGCCCACGCCGGCGAGATGAACACCTACTCCGGTGTACTGACCGCCCTGGGAGCCGACCTGGCCGCCCAACAGGCCTCCCTGCAGGCGGCCTGGCACGGTGATACCTCCATGAGCCAGGCCGCCTGGCAGGCCCAGTGGAACACCGCCATGGAAGAACTCATCCGCGCCTACCGCGCCATGGGCTCTACCCACGAAACCAACACCCTGTCCATGAACGCCCGCGACATGGCAGAAGGAGCCAAATGGGGCGCATAA
- a CDS encoding heavy-metal-associated domain-containing protein translates to MSEQIFAISGMHCNSCVMGVTEALTALDPVREVSVDLDPKGASTVRVLTDSVLSVEEVHETLVRAGGDFAVAAG, encoded by the coding sequence ATGTCCGAGCAGATCTTCGCCATCAGCGGCATGCACTGCAACTCATGCGTCATGGGAGTTACCGAGGCGTTGACCGCACTCGACCCGGTGCGTGAGGTATCCGTCGATCTGGATCCCAAGGGGGCCTCGACGGTCCGTGTCCTGACCGACAGCGTGCTGTCGGTGGAAGAAGTGCACGAGACGCTCGTCAGGGCCGGTGGCGATTTCGCCGTCGCGGCCGGATAG
- a CDS encoding class I SAM-dependent methyltransferase translates to MPVIDARHLDGVSETALLTLHQRATEAARPDGIIDDPMAIALHAGLDYDFQHFGRTHQATALRALIFDKATQEYLTEHPRANVVALAEGLQTSFWRVDNGELTWLSVDLEPIVRLRQQLLPQSDRLRYSAQSALDYSWMDQVDDSDGVLITAEGLFQYLEREPVFDLITECAKRFPGGRLIFDSVPKFLSTHSQRGMRLSEQYTVPPMPFSFTANQYGELRAVPGIRGVRELRMPAGRGKVLRWAGPLLYALPGLDRLRAPHTVIEFG, encoded by the coding sequence ATGCCAGTCATCGACGCTCGACACCTCGACGGTGTGTCCGAGACCGCGCTGCTCACCTTGCACCAACGGGCGACGGAAGCGGCCCGGCCGGACGGCATCATCGACGACCCGATGGCCATTGCGCTGCACGCCGGCCTGGATTACGACTTTCAGCATTTTGGCCGCACCCATCAAGCTACTGCCTTGCGTGCCTTGATATTCGACAAGGCCACGCAGGAGTACCTGACGGAACATCCGCGTGCCAATGTGGTGGCGTTGGCAGAGGGATTGCAGACGAGCTTCTGGCGCGTCGACAATGGCGAACTCACCTGGTTGTCGGTAGACCTTGAGCCCATCGTGCGGCTACGCCAGCAGCTGCTCCCGCAATCAGACCGGTTGCGGTACAGCGCCCAATCCGCGCTCGACTACTCGTGGATGGATCAGGTGGACGACTCCGACGGAGTACTGATCACCGCCGAGGGCCTCTTCCAGTATCTGGAGCGCGAGCCGGTGTTCGATCTGATCACCGAGTGTGCCAAGCGTTTTCCCGGCGGCAGGTTGATCTTCGATTCGGTGCCGAAGTTCCTGAGCACACACTCGCAGCGCGGCATGAGACTCAGCGAGCAATACACCGTGCCGCCGATGCCTTTCTCGTTCACCGCCAATCAGTACGGCGAACTGCGCGCCGTCCCCGGCATCCGCGGCGTGCGTGAACTGCGGATGCCGGCGGGGCGTGGCAAGGTACTGCGCTGGGCCGGTCCTCTGCTCTATGCATTGCCCGGCCTTGACAGGCTGCGCGCACCTCACACGGTGATCGAGTTCGGCTGA
- a CDS encoding PPE domain-containing protein: MTAPIWMAEPPEVHSALLSAGPGPGAVLAAALQWQEIADNYARTAVELTQILAGVQASSWQGPSASEYVAAHVPYLAWLEQAAVESGVIAAQHETTAAAYGSALMTMPTLVELAANHVTHGVLVGTNFFGINTIPIALNEADYVRMWVQAAATMSTYQATAEAMTSAIPPTQQAPPILAPGGEARSDQSDIPGSPDQISKMLQGFQQWFEKMGFNPATSAVLAVIMLFLYDLLWYPYYASYLLPFLIPALSGLSGLAALIHLRPAPAAVPAPAAAPSAERPALRAVHRPEPSLAPAALPAMSVTPSGGSSAVTPTSSATAPAPSPAPAPLSGISYAIPGLVPPGVSFGPKGAAKSSEKAVDTVDATAAASATVLARARRRQRAKSKARIGGQRYEYLEEAAGMGVTVGYSAESGEHTATSRGAGALGFAGTVPAATSTHTARTVRLASDDTRQVAPMLPSTWEVENTEQL, encoded by the coding sequence GTGACGGCACCGATTTGGATGGCGGAGCCTCCGGAGGTGCATTCGGCGCTGTTGAGTGCGGGGCCAGGCCCCGGGGCGGTGCTTGCCGCAGCCTTGCAATGGCAAGAGATCGCGGACAACTATGCGCGCACGGCGGTTGAACTGACCCAGATCTTGGCCGGAGTGCAGGCAAGTAGTTGGCAAGGGCCCAGCGCGTCGGAGTATGTGGCAGCCCACGTGCCGTACTTGGCATGGCTCGAGCAGGCCGCTGTCGAGAGCGGTGTCATTGCCGCGCAACATGAAACAACTGCGGCGGCTTACGGTAGCGCGCTCATGACCATGCCGACTTTGGTGGAGCTTGCCGCCAACCATGTCACGCACGGAGTGCTGGTCGGTACGAATTTCTTTGGGATCAACACCATTCCGATCGCACTCAACGAGGCCGACTATGTCCGGATGTGGGTGCAGGCGGCGGCCACCATGAGCACGTATCAGGCGACCGCCGAGGCCATGACCTCGGCAATCCCGCCGACACAGCAGGCACCCCCGATCCTCGCGCCGGGCGGCGAAGCGCGTAGTGATCAGTCGGATATCCCGGGCTCTCCGGACCAGATCTCGAAGATGCTGCAGGGATTTCAGCAGTGGTTCGAGAAGATGGGCTTCAATCCGGCGACCTCGGCCGTGCTCGCCGTGATCATGCTGTTCCTTTATGACCTGCTCTGGTATCCGTACTACGCCTCGTACCTGCTGCCGTTCCTCATTCCAGCCCTCAGCGGACTCAGCGGATTGGCGGCGTTGATACACCTGCGTCCAGCCCCGGCGGCGGTTCCTGCTCCGGCGGCGGCCCCGTCAGCTGAGAGGCCCGCACTCCGCGCTGTGCACCGCCCGGAGCCGAGTCTGGCGCCCGCAGCTTTGCCGGCCATGTCCGTCACGCCGTCGGGAGGCTCGTCGGCGGTCACTCCCACATCGAGCGCAACCGCGCCGGCCCCGTCTCCCGCTCCGGCACCGTTGAGTGGAATCAGTTATGCCATACCCGGTTTAGTGCCACCAGGGGTGAGCTTTGGCCCCAAGGGCGCCGCGAAATCATCGGAGAAGGCCGTCGATACCGTCGATGCCACGGCGGCGGCAAGCGCCACGGTGCTAGCCCGGGCTCGACGCAGGCAGCGCGCCAAGAGCAAGGCTCGCATCGGAGGCCAACGTTACGAATACCTAGAGGAAGCAGCGGGAATGGGTGTGACGGTCGGGTACTCCGCCGAGAGCGGCGAGCACACGGCAACCAGTAGAGGCGCCGGCGCGCTGGGATTCGCGGGCACCGTACCGGCCGCCACGAGTACGCACACCGCCCGGACGGTCAGACTCGCTTCCGATGACACCCGGCAGGTGGCTCCCATGCTCCCCAGCACCTGGGAAGTAGAGAACACGGAACAGTTGTAG
- a CDS encoding FAD/NAD(P)-binding protein — MSEYGWTVVGAGPAGIAAVGKLLDRGVPSDSIAWIDPEFAAGDFGTKWRAVPSNTSVKLFINYLTDAQSFRFAHAPHFALNDLAPTDTCLLGDVADPLVWITGQLRDQVNALRTTATGLSLHGGRWTVQTEMGEITSKNVILAVGSVPKNLDYPWLNEIPLEAALNPEKLAALPLAGATVAVFGASHSSMIALPNLLAGPAAKVINFYRGPLRYAVDMGDWTLFDDTGLKGEAARWARENVDGVLPARLQRCLVDSPEFPELLQSCDYAVYTVGFSPRPVPAAPQWGKLECNPANGIIAPGLFGVGIAFPEYRIDPMGFGEHRVGLQKFMDRLNKVLPLWLKYGS; from the coding sequence GTGAGCGAGTACGGATGGACAGTGGTCGGTGCGGGCCCCGCGGGAATTGCGGCAGTGGGGAAGCTCCTTGATCGCGGAGTGCCATCCGACTCGATCGCGTGGATTGACCCGGAGTTCGCAGCGGGTGACTTTGGTACGAAATGGCGTGCCGTGCCGAGTAATACGTCGGTCAAGCTCTTCATCAACTACCTGACGGATGCACAGTCCTTCCGGTTCGCCCATGCACCGCATTTCGCGTTGAACGACCTCGCGCCCACGGACACGTGTCTGCTCGGCGATGTGGCGGACCCGCTGGTATGGATCACTGGCCAGCTCCGCGACCAGGTGAACGCCCTGCGCACCACCGCGACGGGGCTGTCGCTGCACGGCGGCCGGTGGACCGTGCAGACCGAAATGGGCGAGATCACCTCGAAGAACGTGATTCTCGCGGTCGGCTCGGTTCCCAAGAATCTGGACTACCCGTGGCTGAACGAGATCCCGCTCGAGGCGGCGCTCAACCCCGAGAAGCTGGCTGCGCTGCCCCTGGCGGGTGCCACTGTCGCCGTCTTCGGCGCGTCGCACTCCAGCATGATCGCGCTGCCCAACCTCCTGGCGGGGCCTGCGGCCAAGGTGATCAACTTCTATCGCGGGCCGCTGCGCTACGCGGTCGATATGGGGGACTGGACACTGTTCGACGACACCGGCCTGAAGGGGGAGGCCGCGCGGTGGGCACGGGAGAATGTCGACGGGGTGCTGCCCGCTCGTCTGCAGCGATGCCTCGTCGATAGCCCCGAGTTCCCCGAGCTGCTCCAGAGTTGCGACTACGCGGTGTACACCGTGGGGTTCAGCCCGCGGCCGGTGCCCGCGGCGCCGCAGTGGGGAAAGCTGGAGTGCAACCCGGCCAACGGGATCATCGCGCCGGGTCTCTTCGGTGTGGGAATCGCGTTCCCTGAATATCGGATTGATCCGATGGGCTTCGGTGAGCACCGTGTGGGCCTGCAGAAGTTCATGGACCGCCTCAACAAGGTGCTGCCGCTGTGGCTGAAGTACGGCTCGTGA
- a CDS encoding HNH endonuclease signature motif containing protein, translating to MRTCLGCGRSLSKRSQKVYCGNACQAMARRDERIKLWLATGEAWVDGRRGHYVRAFLAEAQSGCCAICGGASIWQDSPLVLVLDHIDGNPVNNCRENLRLVCPNCDSQLPTYKSRNRGNGRSFRRQRYADGRSY from the coding sequence ATGAGAACGTGCCTCGGCTGTGGAAGGTCACTTTCCAAGCGCAGTCAGAAGGTCTATTGCGGCAATGCCTGCCAGGCGATGGCCAGGCGCGACGAACGCATCAAACTGTGGCTCGCAACGGGCGAGGCATGGGTCGACGGTCGTCGCGGACATTACGTCCGTGCGTTTCTCGCCGAGGCTCAATCGGGCTGTTGCGCAATCTGCGGCGGGGCAAGCATCTGGCAAGACTCCCCGCTTGTACTGGTCTTGGACCATATCGACGGAAACCCGGTCAACAACTGTCGAGAGAATCTGCGACTTGTCTGCCCGAATTGCGACTCGCAACTACCGACCTACAAGAGCCGCAATCGCGGTAATGGCCGCAGTTTCCGCCGGCAGCGCTACGCCGACGGAAGGTCGTACTAG
- a CDS encoding response regulator transcription factor, producing the protein MSITTETHQGTFPTNGTTPAKVLVVDDESNIVELLSVSLKFQGFDVYTADSGAAALDLARTVRPDAVILDVMMPGMDGFGVLRRLRADGIDAPTLFLTARDGLQDKIAGLTLGADDYVTKPFSLEEVVARLRVILRRSGMGSEPARKSRLSFADIELDEDTHEVWKTGEPVALSPTEFTLLRYFMINAGTVLSKPKILDHVWRYDFGGDVNVVESYVSYLRRKIDNGEKRLLHTLRGVGYVLREPR; encoded by the coding sequence GTGAGCATCACGACTGAGACACACCAAGGAACCTTTCCCACCAACGGCACCACCCCCGCCAAGGTGCTGGTGGTCGACGATGAGTCGAACATTGTCGAGCTGCTCTCGGTCAGTCTCAAATTCCAGGGGTTTGACGTCTATACCGCCGATAGCGGGGCCGCCGCGCTGGATCTGGCCCGCACGGTTCGCCCCGATGCGGTGATCCTCGACGTGATGATGCCCGGGATGGACGGGTTTGGTGTCCTGCGTCGCCTACGCGCCGACGGGATCGATGCCCCGACGCTGTTCCTGACCGCCCGTGACGGACTGCAGGACAAGATCGCCGGGCTGACACTGGGCGCCGACGACTACGTGACCAAACCGTTCAGCCTCGAAGAGGTGGTGGCCCGGCTGCGCGTCATCCTGCGCCGATCCGGGATGGGTTCCGAGCCCGCACGCAAGTCGCGGCTCAGCTTCGCCGACATCGAGCTCGACGAGGACACCCACGAGGTGTGGAAGACCGGCGAGCCCGTCGCGCTCTCGCCCACGGAGTTCACGCTGCTGCGGTACTTCATGATCAATGCGGGCACCGTGCTCAGTAAGCCGAAGATCCTCGACCACGTGTGGCGTTATGACTTTGGCGGTGATGTGAACGTCGTCGAGTCCTACGTCTCGTATCTGCGGCGCAAGATCGACAACGGTGAGAAGCGGCTATTGCATACGCTTCGTGGCGTGGGATACGTATTGCGCGAGCCGCGGTGA
- a CDS encoding sensor histidine kinase has translation MSSRPGVRRGVPLRVSLVVGTLVLVALGLVASGIAVTTTMQRTMMNRADRELIDAANGWANRPPPPPPAFDTNRHRPPSLFFIRTTDDRGRVVIMLNDRARADPDLPFDNDVGGRPVTVRSADGTTEWRAVSRHDAMGGYTTVARDITDVRTTARDLLWLQVAIGTAVLTVLGIAGYWLVHRSLRPLAEVEATAADIAAGHLDRRVPERDPRTEVGRLSLALNGMLAQIQRAVADSQKSAKTARTSEERMRRFITDASHELRTPLTTIRGYAELYRQGAATDIELVLGRIEGESTRMGQLVEDLLLLARLDAHRPMEQRLVDLLVLATDAVHDAKATAPERDVELEVFDGPGTPEVIGDELRLRQVLGNLVSNALGHTTAAVLVRVGTEGDDAVLEVIDAGPGMTKTDAERVFERFYRADTSRTRSSGGTGLGLSIVDALTAAHDGTVTVHTAPGEGCRFEVRLPRADMTDDDAGPDDLDDVESAPKILRASRSQPAQP, from the coding sequence GTGAGTAGCCGCCCCGGCGTTCGTCGGGGTGTACCGCTGCGGGTGAGCCTCGTGGTCGGAACCTTGGTTCTGGTTGCGCTGGGGTTGGTGGCATCTGGCATCGCGGTGACTACCACCATGCAGCGCACCATGATGAACCGCGCCGATCGCGAGCTGATCGACGCCGCGAATGGGTGGGCGAATCGGCCACCTCCGCCCCCGCCTGCCTTCGACACCAATCGGCATCGGCCCCCGTCCTTGTTCTTCATCCGCACCACCGATGACCGCGGGCGGGTGGTTATCATGCTCAATGACCGCGCCCGGGCCGACCCGGACCTACCGTTCGACAATGATGTGGGCGGCCGTCCCGTGACGGTGCGCTCCGCCGACGGCACAACGGAGTGGCGTGCGGTGTCCCGCCACGACGCGATGGGCGGGTACACCACCGTTGCCCGTGACATCACCGATGTACGCACCACGGCCCGCGACCTATTGTGGTTGCAGGTGGCAATAGGGACCGCCGTGCTGACTGTGCTTGGTATTGCCGGATATTGGTTGGTGCACCGCAGCCTGCGTCCGCTGGCCGAGGTGGAGGCGACGGCGGCCGATATCGCCGCCGGTCATCTCGATCGCCGCGTACCCGAACGTGATCCGCGCACCGAGGTGGGCCGATTATCGTTGGCGCTCAATGGAATGCTTGCGCAGATTCAGCGTGCGGTGGCCGACTCGCAGAAGTCCGCGAAGACGGCCCGCACCTCCGAGGAACGCATGCGCCGGTTCATCACCGATGCCAGCCATGAATTGCGCACACCCCTGACCACCATCCGCGGCTACGCCGAGCTCTACCGCCAGGGTGCGGCCACCGACATCGAGCTGGTGCTGGGCCGTATCGAAGGCGAGTCGACCCGTATGGGTCAGCTCGTGGAGGACTTGCTGTTGCTGGCGCGTCTGGACGCGCATCGGCCCATGGAACAGCGGCTCGTCGACCTGCTGGTGCTGGCCACCGACGCTGTGCACGACGCGAAAGCCACTGCGCCCGAACGTGACGTGGAACTGGAAGTCTTTGATGGGCCAGGAACCCCGGAGGTCATCGGCGATGAACTGAGGTTGCGTCAGGTGCTGGGCAATCTGGTGAGTAACGCGCTCGGGCACACCACGGCGGCTGTCCTGGTCCGGGTGGGCACCGAGGGAGATGACGCCGTCTTGGAAGTCATCGACGCGGGACCGGGTATGACGAAGACCGACGCCGAACGCGTCTTCGAGCGGTTCTATCGCGCGGACACCTCACGTACCCGCAGTAGCGGCGGCACGGGGCTGGGGCTGTCGATCGTGGATGCCCTGACCGCCGCACATGACGGCACGGTCACCGTGCACACCGCGCCGGGTGAGGGCTGCCGTTTCGAGGTGCGGCTGCCGCGCGCCGACATGACGGACGACGACGCCGGCCCGGACGACCTGGACGACGTCGAGAGTGCGCCAAAGATCTTGCGGGCTAGTCGATCTCAGCCAGCGCAGCCTTGA
- a CDS encoding HIT family protein — MSSVFTKIINGELPGRFVYEDEDVVAFLTIAPITQGHTLVVPRAEIDQWQDIDAAVFAKVNLVAQRVGRAIRKAFDAPRAGYIIAGMEVPHLHVHVFPGFTLTDFSFENADPNASAESLDEAQAKIKAALAEID, encoded by the coding sequence ATGTCGAGTGTGTTCACGAAGATCATCAACGGAGAGCTACCCGGTCGGTTCGTCTACGAGGACGAGGATGTCGTCGCGTTCCTCACCATCGCGCCGATCACCCAGGGCCACACCCTGGTGGTGCCGCGCGCCGAGATCGACCAGTGGCAGGACATCGACGCGGCAGTCTTCGCCAAGGTCAACCTCGTCGCGCAACGCGTCGGCCGCGCCATCCGCAAGGCGTTCGACGCACCGCGTGCCGGCTACATCATCGCCGGGATGGAGGTACCCCACCTGCACGTGCACGTCTTCCCGGGTTTCACGCTGACCGATTTCAGCTTCGAGAACGCCGATCCCAACGCCTCGGCGGAATCCCTCGACGAGGCACAGGCGAAGATCAAGGCTGCGCTGGCTGAGATCGACTAG
- a CDS encoding EamA family transporter, with the protein MTTRHRLLGLTVAVLWGLNFVAIHAGLEHFPPIFFAGLRFAVLAIPVILFVPLPHVPLRWFLLYGIGFGTVQFAFLFLAMANGMPTGLASLVLQASAPFTVILGVLLLGERMSRLQVAGITLAVGGMALIAADRAVHGASAALVPVILTLLGALGWAFGNIASRKAMADNNDPRTPVRLTLWMSVVPPIPLFALSAFTEGPYAGWHSLTSIGERSGLVALGGLAYIVLLATIVGLGLWTYLMGRYPASRVAPFSLLVPVVGITASWLVLGERPTAMELLGAAVVITGCLIGMTARPVTAAADVGDAYDPTPRELSATCAARTAH; encoded by the coding sequence ATGACAACCCGGCACCGTCTCCTCGGACTGACAGTTGCAGTGTTGTGGGGCCTGAACTTCGTGGCGATCCACGCCGGGCTCGAGCATTTCCCGCCGATCTTCTTCGCCGGACTGCGGTTCGCGGTCCTGGCGATTCCCGTGATCCTGTTCGTGCCCCTGCCGCACGTGCCGCTGCGATGGTTCCTGCTGTACGGGATCGGGTTCGGCACCGTCCAGTTCGCGTTCCTGTTCCTGGCCATGGCAAACGGGATGCCGACAGGGCTCGCGTCCCTGGTGTTGCAGGCCTCGGCGCCGTTCACGGTGATCCTCGGCGTGCTGTTACTCGGCGAACGGATGTCGCGTCTGCAGGTCGCGGGGATCACCCTCGCGGTCGGCGGTATGGCCCTCATCGCCGCCGACCGCGCCGTGCATGGCGCCTCTGCCGCTCTGGTGCCGGTGATCCTGACGCTGCTCGGCGCTCTCGGCTGGGCGTTTGGCAACATCGCGAGCCGAAAAGCCATGGCAGACAACAACGATCCGCGCACCCCCGTGCGGCTGACCCTGTGGATGTCGGTGGTACCGCCGATCCCGCTGTTCGCGCTCTCGGCGTTCACCGAAGGGCCCTACGCCGGCTGGCACTCCCTGACATCAATCGGTGAGCGCAGTGGGCTCGTCGCCCTCGGCGGCCTGGCGTACATCGTGCTGCTCGCCACCATCGTCGGCCTGGGCCTGTGGACGTACCTGATGGGCCGCTACCCGGCCAGCCGGGTAGCACCGTTCTCGCTGCTGGTTCCGGTGGTCGGTATCACCGCTTCGTGGTTGGTCCTCGGCGAACGGCCGACCGCGATGGAACTCCTCGGCGCAGCGGTGGTGATCACCGGATGCCTGATCGGCATGACCGCGCGCCCCGTCACCGCCGCTGCCGATGTGGGTGACGCGTACGACCCCACGCCCCGTGAACTGTCCGCGACCTGTGCCGCGCGAACGGCCCACTAA
- a CDS encoding LysR family transcriptional regulator, producing the protein MDVRRLRILREFADRGTVGEVADAMRLTPSAVSQQLKVLAREAGVPLLRQDGRGIALTEAGRALVLRADEVIAAVDRAAEEMVAYREGTQPIVRIASFPSGGSLLLPRLVVAVAGEVDVRPADEDVTYSEAPGLLTEYDIVVTHRDERTAVLSSARVWSMTLMREPIDLLVHNNHPLAGRGSVTPAELADETWISVPEGFPVDDVLVSLGVSAGIRPRVRFRFKDFQIVEDMVAHGHGIALMPRYVSRSPRVARLVIREVRAGRLYEVLVRPGAQHRPAIAAAIRGLQDAAAVLESG; encoded by the coding sequence ATGGATGTGCGCCGCCTGCGGATTCTCCGAGAATTTGCCGACCGCGGCACCGTCGGTGAGGTGGCGGACGCGATGCGGCTCACGCCCTCGGCGGTATCGCAGCAATTGAAGGTCTTGGCGCGGGAGGCCGGTGTGCCGCTGTTACGGCAGGACGGGCGGGGTATCGCACTGACCGAGGCAGGCCGCGCGCTGGTGCTGCGGGCCGACGAGGTGATTGCCGCGGTCGACCGCGCGGCCGAGGAGATGGTGGCGTATCGGGAGGGAACACAGCCGATCGTGCGGATCGCGTCCTTCCCGTCCGGTGGGAGCCTGCTGCTGCCCAGGCTGGTGGTCGCGGTGGCCGGTGAGGTCGATGTGCGTCCGGCAGACGAGGACGTGACGTACAGCGAGGCTCCCGGGCTGTTGACCGAGTACGACATCGTCGTCACCCACCGGGACGAGCGAACCGCCGTGCTGAGTTCTGCCCGGGTGTGGTCGATGACGCTGATGCGTGAGCCCATCGATCTGCTGGTGCACAACAATCATCCGCTGGCGGGGCGTGGATCGGTGACTCCGGCCGAGCTGGCCGACGAGACCTGGATCAGTGTCCCGGAGGGGTTTCCGGTGGACGATGTACTGGTCTCACTCGGGGTGTCGGCGGGTATTCGGCCCCGAGTCCGGTTCCGGTTCAAGGATTTCCAGATTGTCGAGGATATGGTGGCCCACGGCCATGGCATCGCGCTGATGCCGCGATACGTGAGCCGGAGCCCGCGGGTGGCACGACTGGTCATCCGCGAGGTCCGGGCGGGACGGCTCTACGAGGTGCTGGTCCGTCCCGGCGCCCAGCATCGGCCGGCGATTGCCGCGGCGATCCGCGGTCTGCAGGACGCGGCGGCGGTACTGGAGTCGGGATAG
- a CDS encoding metal-dependent hydrolase: MATDRFAPEEVALRPRNVHFEWGASPLHWIPGDPYASHVVTALNLFLPVAERWFSALLSDALEYVRDERLREEIVGFIGQEAVHAKTDDEVLVDYVRRHGIDPVPFTRQLEWVVAQYGHRSARANRTNRRKALASGTHVLCAAEHYTGVLGHWALNNSWGEMNADPMLCDLYRWHGAEEVEHRHVSYNVAKYFGMDYLAQVVSGVMVSVVFFVMLLRGTRFLVHEDPALPNIGYVRLLWKLRASGRRGAVPAAGYMARSGLRLLKRDYSPVDEGSTAQAIAYLATSPAARFLHD, translated from the coding sequence ATGGCGACCGATAGGTTTGCTCCCGAGGAAGTGGCGCTGCGCCCACGAAATGTCCATTTTGAGTGGGGGGCCTCGCCGCTGCACTGGATTCCCGGCGATCCGTACGCGTCGCATGTGGTGACGGCGCTCAATTTGTTCCTGCCGGTGGCTGAGCGCTGGTTCAGCGCGTTGTTGTCCGATGCGCTGGAATACGTGCGGGACGAGCGCCTGCGCGAGGAGATTGTCGGCTTTATCGGGCAGGAAGCAGTGCATGCGAAGACGGACGATGAAGTCTTGGTCGACTATGTGCGCCGACATGGGATCGATCCGGTGCCGTTCACCCGTCAGCTGGAGTGGGTCGTGGCTCAATACGGCCATCGTTCGGCACGGGCGAACAGGACGAACCGGCGTAAGGCGCTGGCCTCTGGAACCCATGTGCTATGTGCCGCAGAGCATTACACCGGTGTGCTGGGCCATTGGGCACTGAACAATTCATGGGGCGAGATGAACGCCGACCCTATGTTGTGCGACCTGTACCGGTGGCATGGAGCCGAAGAGGTGGAACACCGGCACGTCTCGTACAACGTGGCGAAGTATTTCGGCATGGACTATCTCGCCCAAGTCGTATCGGGGGTCATGGTCAGCGTTGTCTTCTTCGTCATGCTGCTGCGCGGCACCAGGTTTCTTGTCCACGAAGATCCGGCGTTGCCAAATATCGGCTATGTCCGGCTTTTGTGGAAGCTGCGCGCCTCCGGGCGACGTGGTGCGGTGCCCGCTGCCGGATACATGGCGCGCAGCGGACTCCGGCTGCTTAAACGCGACTACAGCCCGGTGGATGAGGGCAGCACTGCACAGGCGATCGCCTACCTGGCCACGTCCCCGGCGGCACGCTTTCTCCATGACTAA